In Nocardioides cavernae, a single genomic region encodes these proteins:
- a CDS encoding MerR family transcriptional regulator, with amino-acid sequence MYTVGRTAQLTGVPRETLRKWEQRYGVVSPARTEGNYRLYDDEAVRRLSVMRDLVDSGWAPREAARKVLDEPTRSADLPRPGSPLARLDDLAGCGEDFDVVRLESMLDKAFAEADLAIAVDEWLMPSLVRLGEAWQQGTVSVAGEHFVSAAVLRRLAQAFHQLPHALPGAPQVMVGLARGSRHELGVMAFAMVLRSRGINVTYLGADLPVESWVDTVRALLPEAVVLAVPTVEDLPAVREAVQAITPITTVLLGGAHQGRVEGAEALGHQIGEAAADLAARLTAA; translated from the coding sequence GTGTACACCGTCGGACGCACCGCACAGCTCACCGGAGTGCCGCGCGAGACCCTGCGCAAGTGGGAGCAGAGGTACGGCGTGGTGTCGCCGGCCCGCACCGAGGGCAACTACCGCCTCTACGACGACGAGGCGGTCAGACGCCTGTCGGTGATGCGCGACCTCGTCGACTCGGGATGGGCGCCGCGCGAGGCGGCGCGGAAGGTGCTGGACGAGCCGACGCGATCCGCGGACCTGCCCCGGCCGGGGTCGCCGCTGGCGCGGCTCGACGACCTCGCCGGGTGCGGCGAGGACTTCGACGTCGTACGGCTGGAGAGCATGCTCGACAAGGCGTTCGCCGAGGCCGACCTGGCGATCGCGGTCGACGAGTGGCTGATGCCGTCCCTCGTACGCCTCGGCGAGGCCTGGCAGCAGGGGACGGTGAGCGTCGCGGGCGAGCACTTCGTCAGCGCCGCCGTCCTGCGCCGGCTCGCGCAGGCGTTCCACCAGCTCCCGCACGCCCTGCCCGGGGCACCCCAGGTGATGGTCGGGCTGGCCCGTGGCTCGCGCCACGAGCTGGGCGTCATGGCCTTCGCGATGGTGCTGCGCAGCCGCGGTATCAACGTCACCTACCTCGGCGCCGACCTGCCCGTGGAGAGCTGGGTCGACACCGTCCGCGCGCTGCTGCCCGAGGCCGTGGTGCTCGCGGTCCCGACCGTCGAGGACCTCCCGGCGGTGCGCGAGGCCGTGCAGGCGATCACGCCGATCACCACCGTCCTCCTCGGCGGCGCCCACCAGGGTCGGGTCGAGGGGGCCGAGGCCCTCGGCCACCAGATCGGCGAGGCGGCGGCCGACCTCGCCGCGCGCCTCACCGCGGCCTGA